One Prosthecobacter sp. DNA segment encodes these proteins:
- a CDS encoding nucleoside monophosphate kinase, protein MQPATPETAPKPAAPADLEIKDAQLIFNHVWKQLEADYGRENLRFPKELILLGGAPGAGKGTNTDFIRELRGITAQPIVVSALLDSPEAQKLKSQGGMVGDREVVGILIRKLLEPEQQNGAILDGFPRTKVQVECLKMLFDEMMRLRRDFSDTPEAAHFKQPIFHIMVLFVDETESIARQLKRGQEVLAHNAEVRSSGLGELWEERATDFDPALARNRYKVFKEKTYDALVSLKSLFHYHFINAQAPLELVQENIVKELEYQSSLELDPRTFDLLRKLPLASEIIRHARQDLVRRLDAYKVEKPELMQDVVSFIETKMMPIIVRHAISGRADINSENKLFHDPEALAILIDIFSERGFHATADLHRIEIPELFDLQTGQIQCRKKKVFRFSIRFKGSEIRRG, encoded by the coding sequence ATGCAGCCCGCCACGCCTGAAACCGCCCCCAAACCCGCCGCACCGGCGGACTTGGAGATCAAAGATGCCCAGCTCATCTTCAACCACGTTTGGAAACAGCTCGAAGCGGATTACGGCCGCGAGAACCTGCGCTTCCCAAAGGAGCTGATCCTGCTGGGCGGAGCACCGGGTGCGGGCAAAGGCACGAACACCGACTTCATCCGCGAGCTGCGCGGCATCACGGCCCAGCCGATCGTGGTCAGCGCCCTGCTCGACAGCCCCGAAGCGCAGAAGCTGAAGTCGCAGGGTGGCATGGTGGGCGACCGTGAGGTGGTGGGCATCCTCATTCGCAAGCTGCTCGAACCCGAGCAGCAGAACGGCGCGATCCTCGACGGCTTCCCGCGCACCAAGGTGCAGGTGGAGTGCCTCAAGATGCTCTTCGATGAAATGATGCGCCTGCGCCGCGATTTCTCCGACACACCCGAGGCCGCGCACTTCAAGCAGCCCATTTTCCATATCATGGTGCTCTTTGTCGATGAGACCGAAAGCATCGCGCGCCAGCTCAAGCGCGGCCAGGAGGTGCTCGCGCACAATGCGGAGGTGCGCAGTTCAGGCCTCGGCGAGCTTTGGGAAGAGCGTGCCACTGACTTCGACCCGGCGCTGGCGCGGAATCGCTACAAGGTCTTCAAAGAGAAGACCTACGACGCGCTCGTCTCGCTGAAATCGCTCTTCCACTACCACTTCATCAACGCCCAGGCCCCGCTGGAGCTGGTGCAGGAAAACATCGTCAAGGAGCTGGAGTATCAAAGCTCGCTGGAACTCGACCCGCGCACCTTCGACCTGCTGCGCAAACTGCCACTGGCCAGCGAGATCATCCGCCACGCCCGTCAGGATCTCGTTCGCCGTCTGGATGCCTACAAGGTGGAGAAGCCCGAACTCATGCAGGACGTGGTCAGTTTCATCGAGACGAAGATGATGCCCATCATCGTGCGTCACGCCATCTCCGGCCGTGCGGACATCAACTCAGAGAACAAGCTCTTCCACGACCCTGAAGCGCTCGCCATCCTGATCGACATCTTCTCCGAGCGCGGCTTCCATGCGACGGCGGACCTGCACCGCATTGAGATCCCGGAGCTGTTTGACCTGCAGACCGGCCAGATCCAGTGCCGCAAGAAGAAGGTCTTCCGCTTCAGCATCCGCTTCAAGGGCTCGGAGATTCGTCGCGGATAG